From Flavobacteriales bacterium, the proteins below share one genomic window:
- the fabF gene encoding beta-ketoacyl-ACP synthase II → MELKRVVVTGIGALTPIGNDLQTYWDSLIKGVSGAAPITRFDASEFKTKFACEVKDFNPLDHIERRDARKMDPFTQFAMVAAQEAIQDAKLDSDEGINKDRVGVIWGSGIGGIETFYNEVSEYATGNGTPRFNPFFIPKMIADIAGGMISIKYGFRGPNFTTVSACASSTNAIIDAYNYIRLGKSDVIVTGGSEASVNQAGIGGFNALKALSTRNDSPETASRPFDKERDGFVLGEGAGSIILEEYEHAKKRGATIYAELVGAGLSADAHHLTAPHPEGEGAKLVMNEALRDAGMDASDVDYINVHGTSTPLGDIAESKAIESVFGAHAYALNISSTKSMTGHLLGAAGVIEAIASIMAVREGIVPPTINHQTADEAFNPKLNFTFNKAEKREVRAALSNTFGFGGHNASVIFKKI, encoded by the coding sequence ATGGAACTAAAGAGAGTTGTTGTTACCGGAATTGGAGCCCTTACACCTATTGGAAATGATCTTCAAACATATTGGGATTCATTGATCAAAGGAGTAAGCGGTGCTGCACCAATTACAAGATTTGATGCATCAGAGTTTAAAACAAAATTTGCCTGTGAGGTAAAGGACTTTAACCCTCTAGATCATATAGAACGTAGAGACGCAAGAAAAATGGATCCTTTTACCCAATTTGCAATGGTGGCAGCTCAAGAGGCCATTCAAGATGCAAAATTGGATTCAGATGAGGGAATCAACAAAGACCGCGTAGGGGTTATTTGGGGTTCTGGAATTGGGGGAATTGAAACTTTCTACAATGAAGTATCTGAATATGCGACAGGAAATGGAACACCAAGATTCAATCCTTTCTTTATCCCAAAAATGATTGCGGATATTGCAGGAGGAATGATTTCTATAAAATACGGATTCCGTGGACCAAATTTCACCACTGTTTCCGCTTGTGCATCTTCTACAAACGCCATTATTGATGCCTATAACTATATTCGTTTAGGAAAATCTGATGTGATTGTTACAGGAGGTTCTGAAGCCTCTGTAAACCAAGCTGGAATTGGTGGTTTTAATGCATTAAAAGCACTTTCTACAAGAAATGATTCGCCAGAAACAGCCTCAAGACCATTTGATAAAGAAAGAGATGGTTTTGTACTAGGAGAAGGAGCAGGATCTATTATTCTTGAAGAATATGAACACGCTAAAAAACGTGGTGCAACCATTTATGCAGAACTAGTGGGAGCAGGGCTTTCAGCAGATGCTCATCACCTTACAGCACCTCACCCAGAAGGAGAAGGAGCTAAACTGGTAATGAATGAAGCACTTCGTGATGCAGGAATGGATGCCTCAGATGTAGATTATATCAATGTTCATGGAACCTCTACTCCACTAGGAGATATTGCAGAATCTAAAGCAATAGAATCTGTTTTTGGAGCGCATGCTTACGCATTAAACATCAGCTCAACAAAATCCATGACCGGACATCTTCTTGGAGCAGCTGGAGTAATTGAAGCTATTGCTTCTATTATGGCCGTAAGAGAAGGCATTGTTCCGCCAACGATTAATCATCAAACCGCAGATGAAGCTTTTAATCCAAAACTCAATTTCACTTTTAATAAAGCAGAGAAAAGAGAAGTAAGAGCAGCGCTTTCAAACACCTTTGGATTTGGAGGACACAATGCATCTGTAATTTTCAAAAAAATATAA
- the rnc gene encoding ribonuclease III — translation MESFLIYILEESPNDLMLYQKAFTHSSKSKNPIENLDRLEFLGDAVLGQVIAVQLYHHFPHVKEGDLTSYRSKLVNRKFLNQIGLKMGFKNLAIASAQGKEANSIMGDIMEALIGAIYLDKGYEKAEKFIQDFILTEVDLDTLPEEIISYKSKVIEMAAQQKKKIKFALLSETGLEHQKIFEIGCLLEGEVLARAKASSKKNAQELVAEEVYKSGILEKENHNHETI, via the coding sequence TTGGAGAGTTTTTTAATTTACATACTAGAAGAATCTCCAAATGATTTGATGCTTTACCAAAAAGCCTTTACACATTCTTCAAAAAGCAAGAACCCCATAGAAAACCTTGATAGATTAGAGTTTTTGGGTGATGCCGTTCTTGGGCAAGTAATAGCCGTACAGCTCTATCATCATTTTCCTCATGTAAAAGAAGGAGATTTAACTTCTTATAGATCCAAATTAGTTAATCGGAAATTCCTAAATCAAATAGGGCTCAAAATGGGTTTTAAAAACCTCGCAATAGCTTCGGCTCAAGGAAAAGAAGCGAACTCAATTATGGGCGATATTATGGAAGCACTCATCGGTGCTATTTATCTTGATAAAGGTTATGAAAAGGCCGAAAAATTTATCCAAGATTTTATCCTTACCGAAGTAGATCTAGATACGCTTCCTGAAGAAATCATTAGCTATAAAAGTAAGGTTATTGAGATGGCAGCTCAGCAAAAGAAAAAAATCAAATTTGCTTTGCTTTCCGAAACAGGATTAGAACATCAAAAAATATTTGAAATAGGCTGTCTTCTTGAGGGTGAAGTTTTGGCTAGAGCCAAAGCCAGTTCTAAGAAAAACGCTCAAGAATTGGTAGCAGAAGAAGTATATAAATCAGGAATATTAGAAAAAGAAAATCACAATCATGAGACTATTTAG